In the Gemmatimonadota bacterium genome, one interval contains:
- a CDS encoding DMT family transporter produces MLSTDGEQTTALGLLLLITATVVTSCFGLILKSAHHNGHNALAVGSLNYGAGAVISGLLMLADPGWAWHWTTVWIGAVSGFFYFVAFRFLIQALLQGGVAVTLAIVRLSVLIPILCSIVIWYEVPNLAQIAGIITVCIALPLLTLGVGRQAELSLRGVAWLVGALFITTGFCHLSPKVFSELAPQSQMPLYLFSLFAVSGIMGFFYFWTKPIRARMPELRWSVLLGAVNVSGTWLLVLTLKYLPGTVVFPFVSAVGLVITTLVAILYWKEQVRGLAYVGIGLTLVAAVLVNSG; encoded by the coding sequence TTGCTATCTACGGATGGAGAACAGACTACGGCGCTCGGACTCCTTCTGCTGATCACGGCGACCGTCGTGACGTCGTGCTTCGGCCTGATCCTGAAGTCCGCCCACCACAACGGCCACAACGCCCTGGCGGTGGGCAGCCTCAACTACGGCGCCGGCGCCGTGATCTCCGGCCTGCTGATGCTCGCGGACCCGGGCTGGGCCTGGCATTGGACCACCGTGTGGATCGGTGCGGTGAGCGGATTCTTCTATTTCGTCGCCTTCCGCTTTCTGATCCAGGCGCTCCTGCAGGGAGGGGTCGCCGTGACCCTGGCCATCGTCCGCCTGTCCGTCCTCATCCCCATCCTCTGTTCCATCGTCATATGGTACGAGGTCCCCAACCTGGCGCAGATCGCGGGCATCATAACGGTCTGCATCGCCCTGCCGCTTCTGACGCTCGGCGTGGGCAGACAGGCCGAGTTGTCCCTGCGCGGCGTCGCCTGGCTGGTCGGCGCCCTCTTCATCACGACCGGATTCTGCCACCTGTCCCCGAAGGTCTTCAGCGAACTCGCGCCCCAGAGCCAGATGCCGCTCTACCTCTTTTCCCTCTTTGCCGTATCCGGAATCATGGGGTTCTTCTACTTCTGGACTAAACCGATACGGGCACGCATGCCCGAGTTGCGGTGGAGCGTCCTCCTTGGCGCGGTCAACGTCTCGGGGACCTGGCTCCTGGTCCTCACGCTCAAGTACCTCCCCGGCACCGTCGTCTTTCCCTTCGTCAGCGCGGTCGGCCTTGTCATCACTACGCTCGTGGCTATATTGTACTG